A genome region from Alicyclobacillus acidocaldarius subsp. acidocaldarius DSM 446 includes the following:
- a CDS encoding D-alanyl-D-alanine carboxypeptidase family protein produces MTSRLIRLGCAALAAAASLAVYQPAVRAERSTSPPVATESLIPREDVLNVQSGPIPYVVGEDASSWPSIVSQAAVVMDMDTGAVVYAKHSTAPHYPASITKIMTALLALRLGHLTDVLTASTDAVRQPPDKLYMRAGEKATLKDLLYGLLIDSANDAAVEIAERYGGSVAHFADMMNAEARALGATHTHFVNPSGLPDPRHVTTAYDMAVIARAAMQIPEFRTIVDTRSFDWKGTAWQATLTNLNRMLFTYPGAIGVKTGFTSVAHETLVVAATRGGTTFLAVLMDCPTDAEIRQDATNLLNYAFLHDETQRILPAGYRAGFVLARDGEDPVVTSEPVLATVPIGHPLDVIERVRVSAPLDRAPKGAAAGELDLVDAATGRKLGSVPLVLAAPFEPVPKPIPWPRLAAPAAAVILMAALVLGWRRRRRSRMAPRARVVRVQPWQESWQSARRGRR; encoded by the coding sequence ATGACATCTCGTCTCATCCGCCTTGGATGCGCCGCGCTGGCTGCGGCCGCGTCGCTGGCCGTGTACCAGCCCGCGGTGCGAGCGGAACGCTCGACGTCGCCTCCGGTTGCGACCGAGTCGCTGATTCCTCGCGAAGACGTGTTGAATGTCCAGTCCGGTCCCATTCCCTACGTCGTCGGAGAAGACGCCTCCTCATGGCCTTCCATCGTGTCGCAGGCGGCCGTGGTGATGGACATGGACACGGGCGCCGTGGTCTACGCCAAACACTCCACCGCGCCTCACTATCCCGCCAGCATCACGAAGATCATGACGGCCCTCCTCGCCCTGCGGCTCGGGCATCTGACCGACGTGCTGACGGCGTCTACCGACGCGGTCCGCCAGCCGCCGGACAAGCTGTACATGCGCGCAGGCGAGAAGGCGACGCTGAAGGATCTGCTCTATGGCCTGCTGATTGATTCCGCCAACGATGCCGCGGTCGAGATCGCCGAGCGGTACGGCGGCAGCGTGGCCCATTTCGCGGACATGATGAACGCGGAAGCGCGGGCCCTCGGGGCGACCCATACGCATTTCGTGAACCCCAGCGGGCTGCCGGATCCGCGCCACGTCACCACCGCGTACGACATGGCCGTGATCGCGCGCGCGGCGATGCAGATCCCGGAGTTTCGCACCATTGTCGACACGCGTTCATTCGATTGGAAGGGAACGGCGTGGCAAGCAACGCTCACCAACTTAAACCGCATGCTGTTCACGTACCCCGGTGCCATCGGCGTCAAGACGGGATTTACGAGTGTAGCGCATGAGACGCTCGTCGTGGCCGCCACGCGCGGTGGCACGACGTTTCTGGCGGTGTTGATGGACTGCCCCACCGATGCGGAAATCCGCCAGGATGCCACGAACTTGCTGAATTACGCGTTTTTGCACGATGAGACCCAGCGCATTCTGCCCGCCGGGTACCGGGCGGGCTTTGTCTTGGCGCGCGACGGGGAGGATCCCGTCGTCACGTCGGAGCCGGTCCTCGCGACGGTGCCCATCGGCCACCCGCTGGACGTGATCGAGCGGGTGCGTGTGAGCGCGCCGCTCGATCGCGCCCCAAAGGGAGCCGCGGCGGGAGAGCTGGATCTTGTCGACGCCGCCACGGGAAGGAAGCTTGGTTCCGTGCCGCTGGTCCTGGCGGCGCCGTTCGAGCCGGTTCCGAAGCCCATTCCGTGGCCTCGGCTCGCCGCGCCGGCCGCCGCGGTGATCTTGATGGCGGCGCTCGTCCTTGGCTGGAGACGGCGAAGGCGATCCCGCATGGCACCGCGGGCTCGCGTCGTGCGCGTCCAGCCGTGGCAGGAGTCCTGGCAGAGCGCGCGGCGGGGCCGCAGGTAG
- a CDS encoding O-methyltransferase has protein sequence MSEARYREQYIETILPPDPARDAIRRALLQRGWPDMCVSQALGRFLTQLAMSAGAALEIGTYAGYSAICIARGLRPGARLITLESRPEHADLARHHIEAAGLGDRVEIALGNAAETLARLRAEGQRFDLAFVDADKPSYPRYLDLVLDLLYPGGLIVFDNAFGRDRVFDPSAQSPTPVALRELHRRLFEDPRLVSTLLPMFDGVAIARVLL, from the coding sequence TTGTCCGAAGCTCGCTATCGCGAGCAGTACATCGAAACCATCCTGCCTCCCGATCCCGCCCGCGACGCCATCCGGCGCGCGCTCTTGCAGCGCGGGTGGCCGGACATGTGCGTCTCGCAGGCGCTCGGCCGATTCCTCACGCAACTCGCCATGAGCGCGGGCGCCGCGCTCGAGATCGGCACATACGCCGGCTACAGCGCCATCTGCATCGCGCGCGGCCTCCGCCCCGGCGCGCGGCTCATCACGCTCGAGTCTCGCCCCGAGCATGCCGATCTCGCCAGGCACCACATCGAAGCCGCGGGACTGGGCGATCGCGTCGAGATCGCGCTGGGCAACGCCGCAGAGACGCTGGCTCGCCTGCGCGCGGAAGGGCAGAGATTCGATCTCGCCTTTGTCGATGCCGACAAGCCGAGCTATCCGCGCTATCTCGACCTTGTGCTCGATCTCCTGTACCCGGGCGGCCTCATCGTCTTTGACAACGCGTTCGGGCGAGATCGCGTCTTCGATCCGTCGGCCCAAAGCCCCACGCCCGTCGCGCTCAGGGAACTTCACCGCAGATTGTTCGAGGACCCGCGGCTCGTGAGCACGCTCCTGCCGATGTTTGACGGCGTGGCCATCGCGCGCGTCCTGCTGTGA
- a CDS encoding aldo/keto reductase, with amino-acid sequence MRTAVLGRSGIAISEVGLGCMTLPTDRAEAVRIIREAVDRGITLFDTADLYGQGMNEEVVGEALAPVRQRVVIATKVGNRFEPGKPGWTWDPSPAYIERAIEASLRRLRTDYIDLYQLHGGTMDDPFDEIVALMERFVEKGVIRAYGISSIRPNVIRRYLNGSNIATIMMQYSLLDRRPEEWFPEIEAKGVGVIARGPVASGWLTGKKAPKPDDQYLGYGAADLARAPEILREVAPDRTPAQTAIQFSVAPRAVCCAIPGASRMEQLRENAEAGALPPLTDAQMARLREAYPAKVYTEHRPA; translated from the coding sequence ATGCGTACAGCCGTACTTGGACGGAGCGGCATCGCCATCAGCGAAGTGGGCCTCGGCTGCATGACCCTGCCGACCGACAGGGCCGAGGCCGTTCGCATCATCCGCGAGGCCGTCGATCGCGGCATCACCTTGTTCGACACCGCGGATCTGTACGGGCAGGGGATGAACGAGGAGGTGGTCGGCGAGGCGCTTGCGCCCGTGCGCCAGCGCGTCGTCATCGCCACCAAGGTCGGAAACCGGTTTGAGCCCGGCAAGCCCGGGTGGACCTGGGATCCGTCGCCCGCCTACATCGAGCGGGCGATTGAGGCCAGCCTGCGCCGCCTGCGCACGGACTACATCGACTTGTACCAGTTGCACGGCGGCACGATGGACGATCCGTTCGACGAGATCGTCGCGCTGATGGAGCGGTTCGTCGAGAAGGGCGTCATCCGCGCCTACGGCATCTCGTCGATCCGGCCGAACGTCATCCGCCGCTACCTGAATGGCTCCAACATCGCGACCATCATGATGCAGTACAGCCTGTTGGACCGGCGGCCGGAGGAGTGGTTTCCGGAGATCGAGGCGAAGGGCGTGGGCGTCATTGCGCGAGGGCCCGTGGCGAGCGGGTGGCTCACCGGCAAGAAGGCGCCGAAACCGGATGACCAGTATCTCGGCTACGGGGCGGCCGATCTCGCCCGCGCGCCGGAAATCTTGCGGGAGGTTGCGCCGGATCGAACGCCGGCCCAGACGGCCATCCAGTTTTCCGTGGCGCCCCGCGCCGTGTGCTGCGCCATCCCCGGCGCATCGCGGATGGAGCAGCTGCGCGAAAACGCGGAGGCGGGCGCGCTTCCGCCGCTCACGGACGCGCAGATGGCGCGGCTGCGGGAGGCGTACCCGGCCAAGGTGTACACCGAACATCGCCCCGCCTGA
- a CDS encoding iron-containing alcohol dehydrogenase family protein translates to MRNDEGTSLMFSYSIQTHIEFGDGAVEHLPEHLVARGFGRRLLIVTDPGLVRAGVADRIAGLLSRAGFVPRVFAEVRPNPDETVCLAGRGAFFEHRADGVVAVGGGSSLDAGKAIALLARQGGTPSDYALNRRPYGPPAPVCAVPTTAGTGSEVTRSAVITERGTHRKLTLKHEYLRPPLAVCDPTLTASLPPDVTAHTGVDALVHAIEGSTCKGAHPIARAYAREALGLIYRALPKAIKAGDPASRHDMLLGSLLAGLAFGSTDVASVHCLAEALGSLYETPHGLANAVMLLPTLRYNLPCAVEPYAWIARAMGLAREEDGAERAAEALLAGLRTWLESLDIPKLRDLPGVRPSDFDRLAELAYENTSTPSNPRPMAVSDYRAVLEMAYAD, encoded by the coding sequence ATGCGGAATGACGAAGGGACGAGCCTGATGTTCTCCTACTCCATTCAGACGCACATCGAATTTGGCGACGGTGCCGTCGAACACCTTCCCGAGCACCTCGTGGCGCGAGGGTTTGGGCGGCGGCTGCTCATCGTGACGGATCCGGGGCTGGTGCGGGCCGGTGTGGCGGATCGCATCGCGGGCCTTCTCTCTCGCGCGGGCTTTGTGCCCCGGGTGTTCGCCGAGGTTCGACCCAATCCGGACGAAACCGTCTGCCTCGCAGGTCGAGGCGCCTTCTTCGAGCACCGCGCAGACGGCGTCGTGGCCGTGGGCGGCGGCAGCAGCCTGGACGCGGGCAAGGCCATCGCGCTCCTCGCGCGCCAGGGCGGCACGCCGAGCGACTACGCGCTCAACAGACGGCCATACGGTCCGCCTGCGCCCGTCTGCGCCGTGCCCACCACCGCTGGGACGGGATCGGAGGTGACGAGATCGGCCGTCATCACGGAACGCGGGACACACCGAAAGCTCACCCTGAAGCACGAGTACCTGCGCCCACCCCTCGCTGTGTGCGATCCGACCCTGACCGCAAGCCTCCCGCCCGACGTGACGGCTCACACCGGCGTCGACGCGCTCGTGCACGCCATTGAAGGGTCGACGTGCAAGGGAGCGCACCCCATCGCGCGGGCCTACGCGCGGGAGGCGCTCGGCCTCATCTACCGCGCCCTCCCGAAGGCCATCAAGGCAGGCGATCCGGCCTCGCGGCACGACATGCTGCTCGGCAGCCTGCTCGCGGGTCTCGCGTTCGGATCGACGGATGTGGCCTCCGTGCACTGCTTGGCCGAGGCCCTGGGCAGTCTGTACGAAACGCCGCACGGGTTGGCGAACGCGGTGATGCTTTTGCCGACGCTTCGTTACAACCTCCCCTGCGCGGTGGAGCCGTACGCCTGGATCGCGCGGGCCATGGGGCTGGCGCGCGAGGAAGATGGCGCCGAGCGCGCGGCGGAAGCGCTCCTTGCGGGGCTTCGGACTTGGCTCGAGAGCCTCGACATCCCGAAACTGCGGGATCTGCCGGGCGTGAGGCCGTCGGACTTCGACCGGTTGGCGGAGCTCGCGTACGAGAACACCTCGACGCCGAGCAATCCGCGCCCGATGGCGGTGAGCGACTACCGCGCGGTGCTCGAGATGGCCTATGCAGACTGA
- a CDS encoding COX15/CtaA family protein, which yields MIRSRGFGVFVFVVAILSAVQNFIVNGIGFLDAYTGSAFGCGHEWFLCNGQVLPSLQALEKSLSMFIEFMHRVGVPILTILLLVSAVGALLRYRGWREIQLFVSLSIFFVLLEAVLGGLAVVYNEPASVIATHFGVSLLAFACTVLLAIYVRRAERVYGEYLATGVKLPLRDPAPSVGFRWFAWLGVPILYLDMYIGAYISSSGAGDAFRGLPFPTESGLYNFHHALLLDWVHRSFALFLVLWMIALVAWTNRLKGERPDLFRGAVFALVFVVLQAFSGVYLIASHVSIQAFMLHVSIVSGLFVSLLYVAFQSVPPFVPAATRETVDAGRERTAH from the coding sequence ATGATCAGGAGCCGCGGTTTCGGCGTGTTTGTGTTCGTCGTCGCCATCCTGTCGGCGGTGCAGAACTTCATCGTGAACGGCATCGGCTTCCTCGACGCGTACACGGGCTCGGCGTTCGGATGCGGGCATGAGTGGTTCCTGTGCAATGGTCAGGTTCTGCCGAGCCTTCAGGCCCTCGAGAAGTCGCTCAGCATGTTTATCGAGTTCATGCACCGCGTGGGCGTGCCCATCCTCACGATTCTGCTGCTCGTGTCTGCGGTGGGGGCGTTGCTCCGGTATCGAGGATGGCGCGAGATCCAGCTTTTCGTGAGCCTGAGCATCTTCTTCGTCCTCCTCGAGGCGGTCCTCGGCGGGCTCGCAGTGGTGTACAATGAGCCGGCTTCGGTCATCGCGACGCATTTCGGCGTGTCGCTTTTGGCGTTTGCCTGCACCGTGCTCCTGGCCATCTATGTGCGCCGGGCCGAGCGCGTGTACGGCGAGTACCTGGCCACGGGCGTCAAGCTGCCACTGCGCGATCCGGCGCCGAGTGTCGGCTTTCGCTGGTTCGCCTGGCTTGGCGTTCCGATTCTCTATCTCGATATGTACATCGGCGCGTACATCTCGTCGAGCGGCGCAGGCGATGCGTTTCGCGGTCTGCCGTTTCCGACCGAGTCGGGGCTTTACAATTTCCATCACGCGCTGCTCCTCGATTGGGTGCATCGATCCTTCGCGCTGTTCCTGGTGCTCTGGATGATCGCGCTCGTGGCATGGACGAATCGGCTCAAGGGCGAGCGCCCGGACTTGTTCCGCGGCGCGGTGTTTGCCTTGGTGTTCGTCGTGCTGCAGGCGTTCTCGGGCGTATATCTCATTGCTTCGCACGTGAGCATCCAGGCGTTCATGTTGCACGTGTCCATTGTGTCCGGCCTGTTTGTGTCGCTCCTTTATGTGGCGTTTCAGTCCGTCCCTCCGTTTGTTCCGGCCGCAACCCGCGAAACGGTAGATGCGGGCCGGGAGCGAACGGCGCATTGA
- a CDS encoding DUF420 domain-containing protein, whose amino-acid sequence MLQYAQNGEVRRVLAIVFSYINEACILISVACFIVGWVHIRHHRVRVHRRWMLRGVVFAALFFIIYALKTVLLGDNEFGGPKSVRPFYYGFLQVHSVLATVAAILGIITLVYASRARFSRHRKIAPWTLLTWFVTAATGLVVFILLYIVYTPGQAAGLLYSYLGR is encoded by the coding sequence GTGCTACAATACGCGCAGAATGGCGAGGTGAGACGCGTGCTGGCCATCGTGTTTTCGTACATCAATGAGGCCTGCATTTTGATCAGCGTGGCCTGTTTCATCGTGGGTTGGGTCCACATCCGGCATCACCGCGTCCGGGTGCATCGGCGGTGGATGCTCCGAGGCGTTGTGTTTGCGGCGCTCTTTTTCATCATCTACGCGCTGAAGACGGTGCTTTTGGGCGACAACGAGTTCGGCGGGCCGAAGTCCGTGCGCCCGTTCTACTACGGCTTTCTCCAGGTTCACTCCGTACTCGCGACGGTGGCGGCCATCCTCGGGATCATCACGCTCGTGTACGCATCGCGCGCGCGCTTCTCGCGTCACCGCAAAATCGCGCCCTGGACACTCTTGACATGGTTCGTGACCGCAGCCACCGGCCTTGTGGTGTTCATCCTGCTCTACATCGTGTACACCCCGGGTCAAGCGGCGGGCCTGCTGTATTCGTATCTCGGGCGTTGA
- a CDS encoding antibiotic biosynthesis monooxygenase family protein, with amino-acid sequence MYVVHSTIQVPMEWIDDVIALYRQRSRLVDHWPGFVSFALLQNEHRTGELTIQLVWQSKAHYLAWVQSDDFRRVHEREEALVAQGFPHPRPLVRKYEVVAT; translated from the coding sequence ATGTATGTGGTGCATTCGACGATTCAGGTTCCGATGGAGTGGATTGACGACGTGATTGCATTGTACAGGCAGCGTTCTCGCCTGGTGGACCATTGGCCTGGCTTTGTGTCTTTTGCGTTACTGCAGAATGAGCATCGGACGGGCGAGCTGACCATACAGTTGGTGTGGCAGTCAAAGGCTCACTATCTGGCGTGGGTGCAGAGCGACGACTTTCGCCGCGTGCATGAGAGGGAGGAAGCGCTCGTTGCACAAGGATTTCCCCACCCTCGCCCCCTTGTCCGCAAGTACGAGGTGGTGGCGACGTGA
- a CDS encoding phosphodiester glycosidase family protein: protein MDERRPTRTRREKQPKGPSPRKPRRGLRALLYVAFTLVFGYVSTVLWIFEGPFTNLKKYIIESVDQTRHAYLLRPMSLFLVSEATIKKYALPDNLSGPTIPIQDIQRRDFSHINDPTVQMITLHEPTFNAFILLVKDPKRIRVVATKYLHVRGETVMQMVQDSGAIAGINAGGFVDTNWQGTGAYPQGITITDGKLVSMTGSPSQPQPVIAFTKEGQMIAGTYSLNQLRSLDVWQCVGFGPVLVENGKPTVSAENYAVNPRTAIGQTKDGTVILLVTDGRYATGPNDVGASFADVARIMLQFHADIAANLDGGSSATFVYKGRMWNRPVDILGARAVATSIVVMPEGGGKRG, encoded by the coding sequence ATGGACGAGCGTAGACCAACGCGCACACGTCGGGAGAAGCAGCCGAAGGGCCCAAGTCCGCGCAAGCCGCGCCGGGGCCTGCGCGCGCTCCTGTACGTGGCGTTTACCCTGGTGTTTGGTTACGTGTCCACAGTGCTGTGGATCTTCGAGGGTCCGTTTACGAATTTGAAGAAGTACATCATCGAGAGCGTGGATCAGACCCGTCACGCGTATTTGCTGCGGCCCATGTCGCTCTTCTTGGTGTCGGAGGCGACCATCAAGAAGTACGCGCTGCCGGACAACCTGAGCGGGCCGACCATCCCCATCCAGGACATCCAGCGGCGCGACTTCAGCCACATCAACGATCCGACCGTGCAGATGATCACGCTGCACGAGCCGACGTTCAACGCCTTCATCCTCTTGGTCAAAGACCCGAAGCGCATCCGCGTGGTGGCGACCAAATACTTGCACGTGCGCGGCGAGACCGTCATGCAGATGGTGCAGGATTCTGGCGCCATCGCGGGGATCAACGCCGGCGGCTTTGTCGACACCAACTGGCAGGGTACCGGCGCGTATCCGCAGGGGATCACCATCACGGACGGGAAGCTCGTCTCCATGACGGGATCGCCCAGTCAGCCGCAGCCGGTGATTGCCTTCACCAAGGAGGGCCAGATGATTGCGGGGACGTACTCGCTCAACCAGCTGCGCTCGCTCGACGTGTGGCAGTGCGTCGGGTTTGGGCCAGTGCTCGTGGAAAACGGCAAGCCGACGGTGTCGGCAGAGAACTACGCGGTGAATCCCCGCACGGCCATTGGGCAGACGAAGGACGGCACCGTCATCCTGCTCGTGACGGACGGGCGGTATGCCACGGGGCCGAACGACGTCGGCGCGAGCTTTGCGGATGTCGCGCGAATCATGCTGCAGTTCCACGCGGATATCGCCGCAAATCTGGACGGCGGATCGTCCGCCACGTTCGTCTACAAAGGGCGCATGTGGAACCGGCCCGTCGACATCCTCGGCGCCCGCGCGGTGGCCACGTCCATCGTGGTGATGCCGGAAGGCGGTGGCAAGCGTGGCTAA
- a CDS encoding glucose 1-dehydrogenase: MDTRVAIVTGGGQGIGRAIAKAFWEDGWQVVIAEVDEEAGREAEAELAGGEGRAPTRFVQTDVADESSVQSLIREVEEAFSRLDLVVNNAGLGFPGVPVEELPVEVWDRILAVNLRGPFLMAKHAAPLLRKTRGSIVNIASTRALMSEPNTEPYSASKGGVLALTHALAVSLGPEVRVNAISPGWIEVSEWKKSSLRTVPDLRPIDHAQHPVGRVGRPEDITEVCRFLASDGASFITGQNFVVDGGMTIKMIYAE; encoded by the coding sequence GTGGACACGCGTGTGGCCATTGTGACAGGCGGCGGCCAGGGCATCGGCCGCGCCATCGCGAAAGCCTTCTGGGAGGACGGCTGGCAGGTCGTCATCGCGGAGGTGGACGAGGAAGCTGGCCGCGAGGCGGAAGCGGAACTGGCCGGCGGCGAAGGCAGGGCGCCGACCCGGTTCGTGCAGACCGATGTGGCGGACGAATCGTCGGTGCAGTCGCTCATTCGCGAGGTCGAGGAGGCATTTTCGCGGCTCGATCTCGTCGTCAACAACGCGGGACTCGGCTTCCCGGGCGTTCCCGTGGAGGAACTCCCTGTCGAAGTGTGGGATCGCATCCTCGCGGTCAACCTGCGCGGGCCGTTTCTCATGGCCAAGCACGCCGCGCCGCTCCTTCGCAAGACGCGCGGGAGCATCGTCAACATCGCCTCCACGCGGGCGCTGATGTCGGAGCCCAACACGGAGCCGTATTCCGCCTCCAAAGGCGGCGTGTTGGCACTCACGCACGCCCTGGCCGTGAGCCTCGGACCGGAGGTGCGCGTCAACGCCATCTCTCCTGGGTGGATCGAGGTGTCCGAGTGGAAGAAGTCTTCGCTCCGCACGGTGCCCGATCTGCGCCCCATCGATCACGCCCAGCACCCGGTGGGGCGCGTCGGCCGACCCGAGGACATCACGGAAGTGTGCCGGTTCCTGGCCTCGGATGGCGCCTCGTTCATCACCGGTCAAAACTTCGTGGTGGACGGCGGCATGACCATCAAAATGATCTATGCGGAATGA